Proteins encoded in a region of the Sugiyamaella lignohabitans strain CBS 10342 chromosome B, complete sequence genome:
- the LHS1 gene encoding Hsp70 family chaperone LHS1 (Molecular chaperone of the endoplasmic reticulum lumen; involved in polypeptide translocation and folding; nucleotide exchange factor for the ER lumenal Hsp70 chaperone Kar2p; regulated by the unfolded protein response pathway; GO_component: GO:0005783 - endoplasmic reticulum [Evidence IEA]; GO_component: GO:0005788 - endoplasmic reticulum lumen [Evidence IEA]; GO_component: GO:0005788 - endoplasmic reticulum lumen [Evidence IDA] [PMID 8654361]; GO_component: GO:0005788 - endoplasmic reticulum lumen [Evidence IDA] [PMID 8887673]; GO_function: GO:0005524 - ATP binding [Evidence IEA]; GO_function: GO:0005524 - ATP binding [Evidence IDA,IMP] [PMID 19759005]; GO_function: GO:0016887 - ATPase activity [Evidence IEA]; GO_function: GO:0000774 - adenyl-nucleotide exchange factor activity [Evidence IDA] [PMID 14704430]; GO_function: GO:0016787 - hydrolase activity [Evidence IEA]; GO_function: GO:0000166 - nucleotide binding [Evidence IEA]; GO_function: GO:0051082 - unfolded protein binding [Evidence IMP,IPI] [PMID 10409721]; GO_function: GO:0051082 - unfolded protein binding [Evidence IGI,IMP] [PMID 8654361]; GO_function: GO:0051082 - unfolded protein binding [Evidence IGI,IMP] [PMID 8887673]; GO_process: GO:0006200 - ATP catabolic process [Evidence IEA]; GO_process: GO:0008152 - metabolic process [Evidence IEA]; GO_process: GO:0031204 - posttranslational protein targeting to membrane, translocation [Evidence IMP] [PMID 8654361]; GO_process: GO:0031204 - posttranslational protein targeting to membrane, translocation [Evidence IMP] [PMID 8887673]; GO_process: GO:0006986 - response to unfolded protein [Evidence IGI,IMP] [PMID 8654361]; GO_process: GO:0006986 - response to unfolded protein [Evidence IGI,IMP] [PMID 8887673]), with protein sequence MHIKLFKSTFLGFLFILFTSLQLIQCAVLGIDFGQEYTKGSLVAPGAPFEVIMTSDSKRKDLSGITFKKAPGSGSGTFERIYGNSAAAVIQRFPATSPFYLKPLLGQSLDSPAAKWYSEQFPAVKLVPSNNNRSTIAIQIFDDIYSVEEIVAMSFSEIKGRASKVLTQALSGSSGYLKDTALSVPPYYSIQQRKALQDAVEIADLRLISLVNDGAAVAANFAASRQFENDKKEHHIIYDIGAGSTTATLVEIYQADLVPEGSPFPRSHTVIDVIGVGYDTELGGHVLTQSVRNILIDKFLEANPKVKRNDLLNDHRALARFWREAERVKFVLSANSETQSSIESAYNDISLKTHVSRVEFEDANRHLFDKVPAPILDALNNPLNNSTEAFDFSKVSSIILTGGSTRIPIVQQELLSLINARDPTEQVTLAKNVNADEAAVLGTALRGVGISKIFRSKDMAVIDRAIWDYSAEIDGEVATIFPRGTPLDSKFVLPFDSSKDDFKLVLYENGKEFVRHNINGVQSAIKRLLNDPHRECISNVSVEAEFHLSNSRIVELLGTYAKCESIEKVVSTESSQQSSTSDSADVESSSETDNASSGTTSSATTASVSPTAKPPKVVKKSVSMTNSFDGPRPMGSASKQSALSRLRALDRLDADRLSREEARNTFESRLYRVRELLESEESAQQKLAEFGEWFDYDSEKASIKVLQEKLAELNALADSYNKETTVQQIELPKETGSVVEPTMAGPEIILEPPVVQEQQPFENEKLADVYQGIKEVAEMLDQLGIDIPNREAVAQILGGSTVPDSTSNLKGIAELLRSKLQAANLDGSEPADSGDVESRLNDLRHMIKKAADIIKTESSATPSVSISTSPSPKNPQHDDL encoded by the coding sequence ATGCACATAAAATTATTCAAAAGCACATTTCTTGgctttttatttattctattcACATCTTTACAACTCATACAATGTGCGGTATTGGGCATTGACTTTGGTCAAGAGTACACCAAGGGCAGCTTGGTCGCCCCTGGAGCCCCGTTTGAAGTTATCATGACATCTGATTCAAAACGTAAGGACCTATCTGGTATTACATTTAAAAAGGCTCCAGGATCTGGCTCTGGGACTTTCGAACGTATCTATGGAAATTCAGCTGCTGCGGTGATTCAAAGATTTCCTGCCACTTCACCGTTTTACTTAAAGCCTTTGTTGGGGCAGTCTTTAGATTCACCTGCTGCTAAATGGTATAGCGAGCAATTCCCAGCTGTAAAGTTAGTTCCATCGAATAACAATAGATCCACTATCGCAATCCAGAtatttgatgatatttattcagttgaagaaataGTTGCCATGTCCTTCAGTGAAATCAAGGGAAGAGCCAGTAAGGTACTGACGCAAGCTTTAAGTGGATCATCCGGTTATCTGAAGGACACTGCTCTTTCAGTTCCTCCTTACTACTCTATCCAGCAAAGAAAGGCTCTTCAAGATGCTGTCGAAATTGCTGACTTGCGATTGATTTCTCTAGTGAACGATGGTGCAGCTGTAGCTGCTAATTTTGCTGCGTCGAGACAATTTGAAAACGATAAAAAAGAGCATCATATCATTTATGATATTGGAGCTGGATCGACCACTGCAACTTTGGTTGAGATTTATCAAGCTGATTTGGTACCTGAAGGAAGCCCTTTCCCCAGATCTCATACTGTTATTGATGTCATTGGCGTTGGTTATGATACAGAATTGGGTGGACATGTTCTTACACAAAGTGTACGAAACATTTTGATCGACAAGTTCCTTGAGGCCAACCCAAAGGTAAAGAGGAATGATCTATTGAACGACCACCGAGCGTTAGCGAGGTTTTGGAGAGAGGCTGAGAGAGTCAAATTTGTCCTTAGTGCCAATTCAGAGACTCAGTCGTCAATCGAATCTGCATACAATGATATCTCTTTGAAAACTCATGTTTCTAGAGTGGAGTTCGAAGATGCCAATCGTCATCTATTTGATAAAGTTCCCGCTCCTATTCTGGACGCATTGAATAACCCTCTTAATAACTCAACCGAGGCTTTTGATTTCTCAAAAGTATCGTCGATTATCTTGACAGGTGGTTCCACCAGAATTCCTATTGTCCAACAAGAATTATTATCATTGATCAACGCTAGAGATCCAACAGAACAGGTTACTTTAGCAAAGAACGTTAATGCcgatgaagctgctgttctTGGCACCGCTCTTCGGGGGGTTGGCATCTCCAAAATATTTAGATCCAAGGACATGGCAGTGATCGATAGAGCGATCTGGGACTATAGTGCTGAAATTGATGGAGAAGTGGCCACTATTTTCCCTAGAGGCACTCCTTTAGACAGTAAGTTCGTACTTCCATTTGACTCAAGCAAGGATGATTTCAAACTTGTTCTTTATGAAAATGGAAAGGAATTTGTGAGGCATAACATCAATGGTGTTCAGTCTGCCATCAAGCGATTACTTAACGATCCTCATCGTGAATGCATCTCGAATGTCAGTGTCGAAGCTGAATTCCATCTAAGTAACAGTAGAATTGTCGAATTGCTTGGAACTTACGCTAAATGTGAGTCAATCGAGAAAGTCGTCAGTACGGAGTCCTCCCAACAGTCTAGCACTTCTGATAGTGCTGATGTAGAATCTAGTTCTGAAACAGATAATGCTTCATCTGGAacaacttcttctgctactactgccaGTGTTTCGCCCACGGCCAAGCCTCCTAAGGTTGTTAAGAAATCTGTATCAATGACCAACTCTTTCGACGGACCCCGTCCAATGGGATCAGCAAGTAAACAAAGTGCTTTATCCAGACTTCGAGCTCTGGATCGACTCGATGCAGATCGTCTTTCAAGGGAAGAAGCTAGAAATACTTTTGAATCAAGATTGTACAGAGTTCGTGAGCTTCTTGAGTCTGAGGAATCTGCTCAACAAAAGCTTGCTGAGTTTGGTGAATGGTTTGATTACGATAGTGAAAAGGCCTCGATAAAAGTCTTGCAAGAGAAACTTGCTGAACTCAACGCGCTAGCAGATTCGTATAATAAGGAGACCACAGTCCAGCAAATAGAGTTACCGAAGGAAACTGGATCGGTTGTGGAGCCCACTATGGCTGGTCCTGAAATAATTCTCGAGCCACCAGTAGTTCAGGAACAACAGCcttttgaaaatgaaaagttGGCAGATGTTTATCAAGGAATCAAGGAAGTAGCTGAAATGCTCGATCAATTGGGGATTGACATTCCCAACCGTGAGGCAGTTGCGCAGATTCTTGGAGGGAGTACCGTACCTGATTCCACTTCAAACTTGAAGGGAATTGCAGAGTTGCTGCGGTCAAAACTCCAAGCGGCTAACCTAGATGGAAGTGAACCCGCTGATAGTGGGGACGTGGAATCTCGTCTTAACGACCTGCGTCATATGATTAAGAaggctgctgatatcatcaagaCTGAGTCTTCCGCTACCCCCTCTGTATCCATTAGCACATCGCCTTCTCCTAAAAATCCACAGCATGACGATTTGTAA